The following proteins are encoded in a genomic region of Diabrotica virgifera virgifera chromosome 1, PGI_DIABVI_V3a:
- the LOC126879011 gene encoding uncharacterized protein LOC126879011 gives MTDDEIDQRMETREQRPARILRQSKVNILENVLMKSGKGTEQPQKKTEVEKDTSDAENKDAVLDLPEIKKITQGSLEEQTIETSTFYNKKVSSCLRKRKL, from the exons atgaccgatgatgaaattgatcaaagaatggaaactagggaacagagaccagcacgcattttgagacaaagcaaagtgaacattttagaaaacgtcttaatgaaatcg ggtaaaggcacagaacaaccccaaaaaaaaacggaagtcgagaaggatacttcagatgccgaaaacaag gatgcagttctggatttgccggagataaaaaaaattacacaaggctcattggaagagcaaacaattgaaacttcgacgttttataacaagaaggtctccagttgtctgcgaaaaaggaagttgtga